In the genome of Flavobacterium panacagri, one region contains:
- the upp gene encoding uracil phosphoribosyltransferase: MKIHYISENNSVLNHFLGQIRNVNVQNDSMRFRRNIERIGEIMAYELSKILPYKNVEIQTPLGIKKTTEIETDLVLCPILRAGLPLHNGFLNYFDHAENSFVSACRHHPNGGDDFEILVEYQAISNLNNKTVLLLDPMLATGQSIVAVHKKLLENAAPTEFHIVVVIAAPEGIAHLEKNLPENCHLWVASLDEKLNEKNYIVPGLGDAGDLAYGSKL, translated from the coding sequence ATGAAAATTCATTATATCTCTGAAAATAACAGTGTTTTAAATCATTTTCTTGGACAGATTAGAAATGTCAATGTTCAGAATGACAGCATGCGTTTTAGACGAAATATTGAACGCATTGGTGAGATTATGGCGTATGAATTAAGCAAAATTTTACCTTATAAAAATGTGGAAATTCAGACTCCGTTGGGCATTAAAAAAACAACAGAAATAGAAACTGACTTAGTTCTGTGTCCTATTTTAAGAGCTGGTTTACCGCTGCATAACGGTTTTCTGAATTACTTTGATCATGCTGAAAATAGTTTTGTTTCGGCCTGCAGACATCATCCAAATGGTGGTGATGATTTTGAAATTTTAGTGGAATATCAAGCTATTTCGAACCTAAATAATAAGACGGTTCTGCTTCTGGATCCTATGCTGGCAACAGGACAATCTATAGTGGCTGTTCATAAAAAATTACTTGAAAATGCAGCTCCAACAGAATTTCATATAGTGGTCGTTATCGCTGCTCCAGAAGGAATTGCTCACTTAGAAAAAAATCTACCCGAAAATTGTCATTTGTGGGTTGCTTCTTTAGACGAAAAACTAAACGAGAAAAACTACATTGTTCCAGGTCTTGGTGATGCTGGTGATCTTGCTTATGGAAGCAAATTATAA
- a CDS encoding DUF4254 domain-containing protein yields MFSKLAYSVFEQSIIDYHKFDNVDQPINNPYPKDKFEHLLYLKNWIDTVQWHFEDIIRDPQIDPVAALTLKRRIDASNQERTDMVEYIDSYFLQKYSNVKVKDGAKINSESPAWAFDRLSILALKIYHMHEEATRVEASQEHRDKCQEKLNVLLEQRTDLSTAIEELLTDIENGDKFMKVYKQMKMYNDDELNPVLYQNKK; encoded by the coding sequence ATGTTTTCAAAATTAGCATATTCGGTTTTCGAACAAAGCATTATAGATTATCACAAATTTGATAATGTAGATCAACCGATCAATAATCCATATCCAAAAGATAAATTTGAACATTTATTATATCTAAAAAATTGGATTGATACCGTTCAATGGCATTTTGAAGATATTATTCGTGATCCGCAGATTGATCCTGTTGCCGCTTTAACTTTGAAAAGAAGAATCGATGCTTCAAACCAAGAGCGTACTGATATGGTGGAGTATATCGATAGCTATTTTTTACAAAAATACAGTAATGTAAAGGTAAAAGACGGGGCAAAAATTAATTCTGAAAGTCCAGCTTGGGCATTTGACAGATTGTCTATTTTAGCTTTAAAAATTTATCATATGCATGAAGAAGCTACACGTGTAGAAGCTTCACAAGAACACAGAGATAAATGCCAAGAAAAATTAAATGTACTTTTAGAACAAAGAACAGATTTATCTACAGCAATTGAAGAATTATTGACAGATATCGAAAACGGAGATAAATTCATGAAAGTGTACAAACAAATGAAAATGTACAACGATGATGAATTGAACCCAGTTTTATATCAAAATAAGAAATAA
- a CDS encoding glycosyltransferase family 9 protein yields the protein MRLSAMGDVAMTVPVLRAFVKQYPTVKLTIISRPFFKPFFDGIPNLEFFAFDEKERHKGFSGLLRLFSDVKKLKIDAFGDLHNVLRSKVVSLLFALSGKKRATVDKGRDGKKELTRAENKAFKQLPTMFERHVKVFSELGFPLNLSNPVFPEKAVLNADILEIIGNQNQKLIGIAPFAQYDSKVYPLDLMQEVIAKLAENQTYKILLFGGGKKEIEILDSLAQPFENVINMAGKIKFQQELQLISNLDVMLSMDSGNAHIAAMLGVKVVTLWGATHPYAGFLPFNQSLENTLTSDRSQYPKLPTSVYGNKIVEGYENAMRTILPQKVVDKVEEQFS from the coding sequence ATGAGACTATCCGCAATGGGAGATGTCGCCATGACGGTTCCTGTTTTACGTGCTTTTGTAAAACAATATCCGACAGTAAAACTGACGATTATTTCCCGTCCTTTTTTCAAACCATTTTTTGATGGAATTCCTAATCTGGAGTTTTTTGCTTTTGATGAAAAAGAAAGACACAAAGGATTTTCTGGACTTTTACGATTATTTAGCGATGTGAAAAAATTGAAGATTGATGCTTTTGGAGATCTTCACAATGTTTTACGATCTAAGGTTGTGAGTTTACTTTTTGCTTTAAGCGGCAAAAAAAGAGCAACTGTTGATAAAGGAAGAGACGGAAAAAAAGAACTGACAAGAGCTGAAAATAAAGCTTTTAAACAGTTGCCAACGATGTTCGAAAGACATGTAAAAGTGTTTTCAGAACTTGGTTTTCCGTTAAATTTATCTAATCCAGTATTTCCTGAAAAGGCAGTTTTAAATGCTGATATTCTAGAAATCATTGGAAATCAAAATCAAAAATTAATTGGAATTGCTCCTTTCGCACAATACGATTCTAAAGTTTATCCTTTGGATTTAATGCAAGAAGTGATTGCAAAATTAGCTGAAAATCAGACATATAAAATTTTACTTTTTGGAGGAGGAAAAAAAGAAATTGAAATTTTAGATTCACTTGCACAGCCTTTTGAAAATGTAATCAATATGGCTGGAAAAATTAAGTTTCAGCAGGAATTGCAGTTAATCAGCAATCTTGATGTGATGCTTTCTATGGATTCTGGAAATGCACATATCGCGGCTATGCTTGGAGTAAAAGTAGTTACGCTTTGGGGAGCTACTCATCCATATGCTGGATTTTTACCTTTCAACCAAAGTTTAGAAAATACGTTAACTTCAGATCGAAGTCAATATCCAAAACTGCCAACTTCTGTTTATGGAAACAAAATTGTTGAAGGTTATGAGAATGCTATGAGGACAATTTTGCCACAGAAGGTTGTTGACAAGGTTGAAGAACAGTTTTCATAA
- a CDS encoding 2Fe-2S iron-sulfur cluster-binding protein has translation MPSFLKLIIKEVKRETADAVSILFNVPEELKPDYKFIAGQYINLKLTIDNQEIRRAYSICSAPESGELRIAVKAVKNGLFSQFANTKLKAGDVLEVGQPEGKFTFEPDAERQRNYAAFVAGSGITPVLSIIKSVLKNEPKSSFVLVYGNKTPENTIFHQELHDLQLQYVGRFFVHYVFSQAKAENALFGRIEKSAVNFVLNNKHKELQFDKFYLCGPEEMINTVSDILKEKNVKESAIKFELFTSSSEEHVIQGSQEGHTKITVLVDDEETTFEMSKKQTILDAALKQGVDAPYSCQGGICSSCLGRVTTGTAEMTKNSILTDSEIAEGLILTCQAHPTSDTIYVDYDDV, from the coding sequence ATGCCTTCATTTTTAAAATTAATAATAAAAGAAGTTAAACGCGAGACTGCCGATGCTGTTTCTATATTGTTTAATGTTCCTGAAGAACTTAAACCAGATTATAAATTTATAGCTGGTCAATATATAAATCTCAAACTTACTATTGATAACCAAGAAATTAGACGAGCTTATTCTATTTGTTCAGCACCAGAGAGCGGTGAATTAAGAATTGCTGTCAAAGCAGTAAAAAATGGTCTTTTTTCTCAGTTTGCCAATACAAAACTAAAAGCTGGAGATGTTCTTGAAGTAGGACAACCAGAAGGTAAATTTACTTTTGAACCAGATGCCGAAAGACAAAGAAATTATGCGGCTTTTGTTGCAGGAAGCGGAATTACTCCAGTTCTTTCTATTATAAAATCGGTTTTAAAAAATGAACCAAAGAGTTCATTTGTATTGGTTTACGGAAACAAAACACCTGAAAACACCATCTTTCATCAAGAACTTCATGACTTACAATTACAATATGTAGGCAGATTTTTTGTACATTATGTATTTAGTCAGGCAAAAGCTGAAAATGCTTTGTTTGGAAGAATTGAGAAATCGGCTGTGAATTTTGTTTTAAACAACAAACATAAAGAATTACAGTTTGATAAATTCTACTTGTGCGGACCAGAAGAAATGATCAACACTGTTTCTGATATTCTGAAAGAAAAAAATGTAAAAGAATCTGCAATTAAGTTTGAGCTTTTCACCTCTTCTTCTGAAGAACATGTAATTCAAGGTTCTCAGGAAGGACATACAAAAATTACAGTTTTAGTAGATGATGAAGAAACTACTTTTGAAATGTCTAAAAAACAGACTATTCTTGATGCTGCTCTAAAACAAGGCGTTGACGCTCCTTACTCTTGTCAAGGCGGTATCTGCAGCAGCTGTTTAGGACGTGTTACAACAGGAACTGCCGAAATGACGAAAAACTCTATTTTAACTGATAGTGAAATTGCCGAAGGTTTAATTTTAACTTGTCAGGCACATCCAACATCAGATACTATCTATGTAGATTACGACGATGTTTAA
- a CDS encoding DUF5687 family protein yields MIKKFIYLEWKAFIRSASFGKNLTMKIIIGFFMIYFSLIFIGMGVGAFYMLKEMKLEPLATVNKFLIYYFLFDLIIRLLMQSIPVLNIKPLLVLPFKKPTIVHFSLGKTALSFFNWIHALFFIPFSVVLILNGYDVVEIVFWHLGIMAMIYINNFLNIILSNIDKLFVVFAAIVLVLGGAHYYKIFDVTLFTTPFFQSFYDIDGVFLIPILVLAGLYVFTFKYFKKNLYLDAGLSVKHDIAATENLSWLNQFGTLGTFLKNDIKLIKRNKRSKTTIFMSILFLFYGLIFFGNSHQPAVMHIFAGIFVSGGFLFVFGQFVPSWDSSYYQLLMTQNVPYRGYITSKWWLIVIATFASTILASFYIFYGWEVYLTIVAGAIYNIGVNSHLVLLGGAFTKTPIDLSNAGGAFGDKKAFNVNAMLLTLPKIVLPVLLYWLGLHFGSKPIGLALVAGAGVLGFIFKEKVFSLIEKRYKIEKYSTISAYKQKN; encoded by the coding sequence ATGATTAAGAAGTTTATTTACCTGGAATGGAAAGCGTTCATTAGATCTGCCTCATTTGGTAAAAACCTGACAATGAAAATTATAATAGGTTTTTTTATGATCTATTTTTCCTTAATTTTTATTGGAATGGGAGTTGGAGCATTTTATATGCTTAAAGAAATGAAATTAGAACCATTGGCAACAGTTAACAAATTTTTGATCTATTATTTTCTTTTTGACTTAATAATTAGATTGTTAATGCAATCAATACCAGTTCTAAACATTAAGCCATTGCTGGTTTTACCGTTTAAAAAGCCGACAATAGTTCATTTCTCTTTAGGAAAAACAGCGTTATCTTTTTTCAATTGGATTCATGCTTTATTTTTTATTCCATTTTCTGTTGTGCTGATTTTAAATGGATATGATGTTGTAGAAATTGTTTTCTGGCATTTAGGAATTATGGCGATGATCTATATCAATAATTTTTTGAATATAATTCTAAGTAATATTGATAAACTGTTTGTTGTTTTTGCTGCGATAGTTCTTGTTTTAGGTGGAGCTCATTATTACAAGATATTTGATGTTACACTATTTACAACACCATTTTTTCAAAGTTTTTATGATATCGACGGTGTATTTTTAATTCCGATTTTGGTATTAGCAGGATTGTATGTTTTTACTTTTAAATATTTTAAAAAGAATTTATACTTGGATGCTGGACTTTCAGTAAAACATGATATTGCGGCTACAGAAAACCTTTCGTGGCTAAATCAATTTGGAACTTTAGGAACCTTCCTTAAAAATGACATTAAATTGATTAAAAGAAATAAGAGATCCAAAACAACCATTTTTATGAGTATTCTCTTTTTGTTCTACGGTCTTATCTTTTTTGGAAATTCACATCAGCCGGCTGTGATGCATATTTTTGCAGGGATATTTGTTTCGGGAGGATTTCTATTTGTCTTCGGCCAGTTTGTACCAAGCTGGGATAGTTCTTATTATCAGCTGTTAATGACGCAAAATGTTCCTTACAGAGGTTACATTACTTCAAAATGGTGGCTTATTGTTATTGCTACTTTTGCTTCTACAATTCTAGCCTCATTTTATATTTTTTATGGATGGGAAGTTTATCTTACAATTGTCGCTGGAGCAATTTATAATATTGGAGTGAATTCGCATTTAGTACTTTTAGGAGGAGCATTCACAAAAACGCCAATTGATTTGAGCAATGCTGGAGGGGCATTTGGGGATAAAAAAGCGTTTAATGTTAATGCGATGTTGCTGACATTGCCAAAAATTGTTTTGCCAGTATTGTTATATTGGCTTGGACTTCATTTTGGAAGCAAACCAATCGGACTTGCTTTGGTTGCTGGTGCCGGCGTTTTAGGATTTATATTTAAAGAGAAAGTGTTTTCATTAATAGAAAAAAGATACAAAATAGAGAAGTACAGTACAATAAGTGCTTATAAACAAAAGAATTAA
- a CDS encoding ABC transporter ATP-binding protein: MIQVNQLTKKYNGTTVLNIENLEIPKGQSFGLVGNNGAGKTTFFSLLLDLIQPSNGKILNQNIQVNTSENWKSFTGSFLDESFLIGYLTPEEYFYFIGDLRNQNKADVDALLAQHEEFFNGEILKNKKYLRDLSKGNQKKVGIIATLIGNPEVVILDEPFANLDPTTVSRLKKIIKDLADNPNVTVLVSSHDLQHTVEVCDRIVALNKGEIVKDIQTSNETLQELELFFAV; the protein is encoded by the coding sequence ATGATACAAGTAAATCAACTTACAAAAAAATATAACGGAACGACAGTTTTAAATATAGAAAATCTTGAAATCCCAAAAGGACAAAGCTTTGGATTAGTGGGAAATAACGGAGCAGGAAAAACAACTTTTTTTAGTTTGCTTCTAGATTTAATTCAGCCATCAAATGGAAAAATTCTAAATCAAAATATTCAAGTGAATACCAGCGAAAACTGGAAATCTTTTACTGGTTCATTTTTGGATGAAAGCTTTTTGATTGGTTATTTAACACCAGAAGAATATTTTTATTTTATCGGAGATCTTCGCAATCAAAACAAAGCTGATGTTGATGCTTTATTGGCACAGCACGAAGAATTTTTCAATGGAGAAATTTTGAAGAATAAAAAGTACTTAAGAGATTTATCAAAAGGAAATCAGAAAAAAGTTGGGATTATTGCTACTCTTATTGGAAATCCAGAAGTTGTCATTTTAGACGAACCATTCGCAAATTTAGATCCAACAACCGTTAGCCGATTAAAAAAAATAATCAAAGATTTGGCAGATAATCCAAATGTAACTGTTTTAGTTTCAAGCCATGATTTACAACATACGGTAGAGGTATGCGACCGAATAGTTGCGCTTAATAAAGGAGAAATTGTTAAAGATATTCAGACCTCAAATGAAACCTTGCAGGAACTGGAATTGTTTTTTGCAGTTTAA
- a CDS encoding tetratricopeptide repeat protein, producing the protein MKKNTFKYSFIFLFLFFLIACSTKKNTFLARSSHSIGTKYNILYNGGIGLDKGLQSIQANNEDNFWKMLPIEKMQFDENFSEGEKAKNPDFEKAETKATKAIQKHSMNIGGRERNWQIDEAYLMLGKARYYDQRFIPAIEAFNYILYKYPESNNIYTAKIWREKTNMRLGNDAIALKNIKLLLKKTDLDKQTFADANALLAEAFLNLEQKDSAVAKLRIAEQFTRKNEERARYRFILGQMYQEEEKRDSAIYFYDGVIDLNRKADRKYMMHAYARKAQLFDYGKDNDTIFLKTFNKLVTDRENRPYYDFLFYEMGVYYDKKKDQENALKFYNKSLGRKSKDSYLMASAYRNIGNMYFKNTDYSMAAKYYDSTLVKLDSKTREYAFIEKNRKNLDNVIKYEAVAKRNDSIIKVYNLPAADKKVYFENYIAELKKKDEAKRISEEKEKERLANIDLNSRAENPGIGTVSSSSLGKPTDLDGGGIGMPPGMNESASTFYFYNPTTVAYGKLQFKKMWGNRTLGGNWRLAGVKSANDLAMNDTIADKEVANAVKDTIVPEKYTVAFYTKQLPTSEVAMDSIGKERNFAYYQLGLIYKEKFKEYKLASDKLEQLLRNNPEEKLVLPSMYNLYKIYQITDPQKAEAIKSEISTKYPTSRYAQILNNKSDDPSSSPDAEYKKWYKLFEEEKFEEVLANIDNLINQYSGEDIVSKYELLKANTLGKVNGLEAYKKGMENVADNYPNSEEGKNAREILEKQIPVLERLNFTTADNKSWKILYAVSNNDTKTVKQIEEAIRVFLLVENFERLTTSFDKYNLTESFVVINGLKSEAYARDVAGVFRDDKKYKIAHPAIIISTDNYKVVQIKKNLDAYLTPKTP; encoded by the coding sequence TTGAAAAAGAATACTTTTAAATATAGTTTTATTTTCCTTTTTTTATTCTTTTTGATAGCTTGTTCTACCAAAAAAAATACTTTTTTGGCTAGAAGTTCTCACTCTATTGGTACCAAGTATAATATTTTGTACAACGGAGGAATTGGCTTAGACAAAGGACTGCAGTCAATTCAGGCCAATAATGAAGACAATTTTTGGAAAATGCTGCCAATAGAGAAAATGCAATTTGATGAAAATTTTTCTGAAGGTGAAAAAGCCAAAAATCCTGATTTTGAAAAAGCAGAGACAAAGGCAACAAAAGCCATTCAGAAACACTCTATGAATATTGGCGGAAGAGAGAGAAACTGGCAGATTGATGAAGCATATCTGATGTTGGGAAAAGCAAGATATTACGATCAGCGTTTTATTCCTGCAATTGAGGCATTCAATTATATTTTGTATAAATATCCGGAAAGTAATAATATCTACACCGCAAAAATCTGGCGTGAAAAGACCAATATGCGTTTAGGCAACGATGCAATTGCGCTTAAAAACATTAAACTTTTACTTAAAAAAACAGATTTAGACAAACAGACTTTTGCTGATGCAAATGCGCTTTTGGCTGAAGCATTTCTGAATTTAGAACAAAAAGACAGTGCGGTTGCTAAATTAAGAATCGCAGAACAGTTTACCAGAAAAAATGAAGAACGTGCTAGATACCGTTTTATTCTTGGTCAGATGTATCAGGAAGAAGAAAAACGTGACAGTGCAATATATTTTTATGATGGCGTAATTGATTTAAACAGAAAAGCAGATCGTAAATATATGATGCATGCTTACGCAAGAAAAGCACAGCTGTTTGATTATGGAAAAGATAACGATACCATTTTTTTGAAAACATTTAATAAATTGGTAACGGATCGTGAAAACCGACCTTATTATGATTTTCTTTTTTATGAAATGGGAGTTTACTATGATAAAAAGAAAGATCAGGAAAACGCCTTGAAATTTTATAATAAATCTTTGGGAAGAAAATCTAAAGATTCTTACTTAATGGCTTCGGCATACCGTAACATTGGAAATATGTATTTTAAAAATACAGATTATTCAATGGCGGCCAAATATTATGATAGTACTCTTGTCAAACTTGATTCAAAAACAAGAGAATATGCTTTTATAGAAAAAAACAGAAAAAATCTGGATAACGTTATTAAATATGAAGCAGTTGCAAAACGTAATGACAGTATTATTAAGGTATACAATCTACCAGCAGCTGACAAAAAGGTTTACTTCGAAAATTATATTGCAGAGCTGAAAAAGAAAGATGAAGCTAAACGTATCTCAGAAGAAAAAGAGAAAGAACGATTGGCTAATATTGACTTAAATTCTCGAGCAGAAAATCCAGGAATCGGAACGGTAAGTTCTAGTTCATTAGGGAAACCTACAGATCTAGATGGAGGGGGAATAGGAATGCCTCCAGGAATGAATGAATCGGCAAGTACGTTTTATTTTTATAATCCCACCACAGTTGCTTATGGAAAACTCCAATTTAAAAAAATGTGGGGTAACAGAACTTTGGGCGGAAATTGGAGATTGGCAGGAGTAAAATCGGCTAATGATTTGGCAATGAATGATACTATTGCTGATAAAGAAGTTGCTAATGCAGTAAAAGATACTATTGTACCAGAAAAATATACTGTTGCATTTTATACCAAACAGCTTCCAACTTCAGAAGTTGCAATGGATAGTATTGGTAAAGAACGCAATTTTGCTTACTACCAACTAGGACTTATATATAAGGAGAAGTTTAAAGAGTATAAATTGGCAAGTGATAAACTGGAACAATTGTTACGTAACAATCCGGAAGAAAAATTGGTATTGCCATCCATGTATAATTTGTATAAAATTTATCAAATTACAGATCCACAAAAAGCAGAGGCAATAAAATCAGAGATTTCAACAAAGTATCCTACTTCAAGGTATGCTCAGATTTTAAATAATAAATCTGACGATCCGAGCTCCAGTCCAGATGCCGAATATAAAAAGTGGTATAAGCTTTTTGAAGAAGAAAAATTTGAAGAAGTCTTGGCCAATATTGATAATCTGATCAATCAATATTCTGGAGAAGATATTGTTTCGAAGTATGAATTGTTAAAAGCCAATACCTTAGGAAAAGTAAATGGTTTAGAAGCTTATAAAAAAGGAATGGAAAATGTGGCAGATAATTATCCGAATAGTGAAGAGGGTAAAAATGCTAGAGAAATTTTAGAAAAACAAATTCCTGTCCTAGAAAGATTAAACTTTACAACAGCCGACAATAAAAGCTGGAAAATTTTATATGCTGTTTCGAATAATGACACCAAAACCGTTAAGCAAATTGAAGAAGCAATCAGAGTGTTTTTATTAGTTGAAAACTTTGAGCGATTAACAACTTCTTTCGATAAATACAATTTAACGGAAAGTTTTGTAGTTATTAATGGTTTAAAATCTGAGGCTTATGCCAGAGATGTTGCGGGAGTTTTTAGAGATGATAAAAAATACAAAATTGCACATCCTGCAATTATTATATCTACAGATAATTATAAAGTGGTTCAAATTAAAAAGAACCTAGACGCCTATTTGACCCCAAAAACCCCATAA
- a CDS encoding bactofilin family protein — MFEKVKKNGTEQLGKTNRIVEGTSIVGDIVSKADFRLDGELIGNFTSEGKIVIGAKGAVKGEIICNNADIEGVFHGKIKVLEILNIKSTAQIHGEVAVGKLSIEPGADFTATCTMLAHSNPVIMLEDGKGTE, encoded by the coding sequence ATGTTTGAAAAAGTAAAGAAAAACGGAACAGAACAATTAGGAAAAACGAACCGAATAGTAGAAGGAACATCCATAGTTGGTGACATAGTATCGAAAGCCGATTTTAGATTAGACGGCGAATTGATTGGAAATTTTACTTCGGAAGGCAAAATTGTAATAGGTGCCAAAGGAGCAGTCAAAGGAGAAATTATCTGTAACAATGCTGATATAGAAGGAGTATTTCATGGAAAAATAAAAGTCCTAGAAATTCTTAATATTAAATCTACGGCACAAATTCATGGAGAAGTAGCAGTAGGAAAACTTTCAATAGAACCAGGAGCTGACTTCACAGCAACCTGCACCATGCTGGCACATTCAAACCCAGTAATCATGTTAGAAGATGGAAAAGGAACCGAATAA
- a CDS encoding AtpZ/AtpI family protein, which produces MEKEPNNNKRNKWLAFINIPFQMGVIIFVFSYFGTWLDENHPSPKVYFNTIFVLFGVGIALYNVIRQVNDINKTK; this is translated from the coding sequence ATGGAAAAGGAACCGAATAATAATAAAAGAAATAAATGGTTGGCATTTATTAATATTCCCTTTCAAATGGGAGTTATTATTTTTGTATTCTCTTATTTTGGAACTTGGCTTGACGAAAATCATCCAAGTCCAAAAGTATATTTCAACACCATTTTTGTATTATTTGGTGTTGGAATTGCATTATATAATGTTATTCGACAAGTAAATGATATCAATAAAACAAAATAA
- the atpB gene encoding F0F1 ATP synthase subunit A, whose translation MVISNKPLSFILAAFVASLPIMGFANPESDSTHVQTETAHEEKVVSHNAHEEGEHVALDPKAKVDAFIDHHLQDSHDFVFFQDEKEHKSYGFSLPVILVDGGLKIFSSSKLHHGEAVAEVDGNFYKLVHGKIYKTDAAGTITFNEHGHPENEKPLDFSITKNVVSMLFVSVLLFLMFTGLAKSYKKGPIPTGFGRVLEPLIIFIRDEIAVPNIGEKKYRKYMGYLLTVFFFVWLLNLLGMTPLGINVTGNIAITVCLAAFTFLITQFSANKDYWGHIFWMPGVPVPMKIILAPIEILGTLTKPFALLIRLYANITAGHVVIMSLIAMIFVGKNLAADLPISLGLTLFISVIEVLVAFLQAFIFTMLSSLFIGMAVQDHHHDDHGHEENVII comes from the coding sequence ATGGTGATTTCAAACAAACCACTCAGCTTTATTCTTGCTGCTTTTGTAGCTTCTCTACCAATTATGGGTTTTGCAAATCCAGAGAGTGACTCAACGCATGTTCAAACTGAAACAGCTCATGAAGAGAAAGTAGTTTCACATAATGCTCATGAAGAAGGAGAGCACGTTGCTCTTGATCCAAAAGCAAAAGTGGATGCTTTTATTGATCACCACTTACAAGATTCTCACGACTTTGTTTTCTTTCAAGATGAAAAAGAACATAAAAGCTATGGTTTTTCATTACCAGTAATATTAGTTGATGGGGGATTGAAAATTTTCTCTTCTTCAAAATTACACCACGGTGAAGCAGTTGCAGAAGTTGATGGAAACTTCTACAAATTAGTTCATGGTAAAATTTACAAAACAGACGCAGCCGGAACTATTACTTTCAATGAGCACGGTCATCCAGAAAATGAAAAGCCATTAGATTTTTCAATTACAAAAAATGTAGTTTCAATGCTTTTTGTATCAGTATTATTATTCTTAATGTTTACTGGTTTAGCAAAATCATATAAAAAAGGACCAATCCCAACTGGATTTGGTAGAGTTTTAGAACCACTTATTATTTTCATCAGAGACGAAATTGCTGTGCCTAATATTGGAGAAAAGAAATACCGTAAATATATGGGGTATCTTTTAACGGTATTTTTCTTTGTTTGGTTGTTAAACTTATTAGGAATGACTCCACTAGGAATTAATGTTACAGGAAATATTGCTATTACAGTTTGTTTAGCGGCATTTACTTTCTTAATTACACAATTTAGTGCAAACAAAGATTATTGGGGACATATTTTTTGGATGCCAGGAGTACCGGTTCCAATGAAAATTATTTTAGCTCCAATTGAAATTTTGGGAACACTAACAAAACCATTTGCATTATTAATTCGTTTGTACGCAAATATTACAGCGGGTCACGTAGTAATTATGAGTTTGATCGCTATGATTTTTGTGGGTAAAAATTTAGCAGCAGATTTACCAATCTCTTTAGGATTAACATTATTTATCTCTGTTATTGAAGTTTTAGTTGCATTTTTACAAGCCTTTATCTTTACAATGTTATCATCATTGTTTATTGGTATGGCAGTTCAAGATCACCACCACGATGATCATGGACACGAAGAGAATGTAATTATTTAA
- the atpE gene encoding ATP synthase F0 subunit C yields MGTIPTLVGAGLVVIGAGLGLGKIGGSAMDAIARQPEAAGKIQTAMIIIAALLEGLAFAALILGK; encoded by the coding sequence ATGGGAACAATTCCAACTTTAGTAGGTGCTGGTTTAGTAGTAATCGGTGCAGGTTTAGGTTTAGGTAAAATCGGTGGATCTGCTATGGACGCTATTGCTCGTCAGCCAGAAGCTGCTGGTAAAATCCAAACTGCGATGATTATTATCGCTGCTTTATTAGAAGGTTTAGCATTTGCTGCTTTAATCTTAGGAAAATAA
- a CDS encoding F0F1 ATP synthase subunit B, giving the protein MDKLINDFSFGLFFWQALILLVLILLLVKFAWKPIMESITAREEGIKNALLSAENAKREMENLQADNQRILNEARAERDTMLKEAREMREKMITDSKNEAQEAGQKMIEQAKAAIESEKNAAMAEVKAQVSTLSLTIAEKLLKEELSNKESQTKLVEKMLGDVKLN; this is encoded by the coding sequence ATGGATAAGTTAATTAACGATTTTTCATTCGGTTTATTCTTTTGGCAAGCTTTAATCTTGTTAGTATTAATTTTGCTTTTGGTAAAATTTGCATGGAAGCCAATTATGGAATCTATTACAGCAAGAGAAGAAGGTATTAAAAATGCATTGCTTTCTGCTGAAAATGCAAAAAGAGAAATGGAAAATTTACAAGCTGATAATCAAAGAATTTTGAACGAAGCTCGTGCAGAACGTGACACTATGTTGAAGGAAGCTCGTGAAATGAGAGAGAAAATGATTACTGATTCTAAAAACGAAGCACAAGAGGCAGGTCAAAAAATGATCGAGCAAGCTAAAGCAGCTATCGAAAGTGAAAAAAATGCTGCAATGGCTGAAGTGAAAGCTCAAGTTTCAACTTTATCATTGACTATTGCTGAAAAATTATTGAAAGAAGAATTATCTAACAAAGAATCTCAAACTAAATTAGTAGAGAAAATGTTAGGTGACGTAAAGTTAAACTAA